A genome region from Cognatishimia activa includes the following:
- a CDS encoding helix-turn-helix transcriptional regulator: MSQPVQVMTLAQLGQSASWTLELMHPQQGGLLIWTTRGQGVVNLHGHRRGFSTYHAIYVPNGQLWSIELGRGALGLAVAIKDAEAANFPDRCQQLRIMEPQAQSELTALIDDMRREIEKDRPLQGEVLQAHAQLLSIWLRREMREQYEPKRPKAAERLVEKFHDLAAERFSEGHSMADFAQMLDVTPTHLARVCRQTSGITAADVLSQCVLYKARMELENSDLSIKAIAESLGFGSAAYFTRFIQQHCGTTPSNLRNNFRHLQAA; this comes from the coding sequence ATGTCACAACCGGTTCAAGTGATGACACTGGCTCAATTGGGTCAATCCGCGTCATGGACGTTGGAGCTTATGCATCCGCAACAGGGCGGGTTGCTGATCTGGACCACGCGCGGTCAGGGTGTTGTGAACCTGCATGGGCATCGCCGTGGCTTTAGCACCTATCACGCGATTTATGTGCCCAACGGCCAGCTTTGGTCGATTGAACTGGGCCGCGGAGCTTTGGGTCTTGCGGTGGCCATCAAAGACGCCGAAGCCGCGAATTTCCCCGATCGTTGTCAGCAACTGCGCATTATGGAGCCTCAGGCTCAGAGCGAGCTGACTGCCCTGATTGACGACATGCGGCGCGAGATCGAAAAGGATCGCCCGCTGCAAGGCGAAGTCCTGCAGGCGCATGCCCAGCTCTTGTCCATTTGGCTGCGCCGCGAGATGCGCGAGCAATATGAACCCAAACGCCCTAAAGCGGCCGAACGGCTGGTGGAAAAGTTCCATGATCTGGCCGCAGAGCGCTTTAGCGAAGGCCATTCCATGGCCGATTTTGCTCAGATGCTCGACGTTACGCCAACCCATCTGGCGCGTGTCTGTCGCCAGACCAGCGGAATCACTGCGGCTGATGTCCTATCCCAATGCGTGCTCTACAAGGCCCGCATGGAATTGGAGAACAGTGACCTTTCCATCAAGGCGATCGCCGAATCGTTGGGATTTGGCAGCGCTGCCTACTTTACGCGCTTCATTCAGCAGCACTGCGGCACAACGCCGAGCAATTTGAGGAACAATTTCAGACACTTGCAGGCAGCTTAA
- the miaA gene encoding tRNA (adenosine(37)-N6)-dimethylallyltransferase MiaA yields MRDVRESDALDAKTQQRPLAVIDLSKIPSDKHVLIAGPTASGKSALALEIAAKQGGVIVNADALQIYDNWPILSARPNAEDEAAAPHRLYGHISGDQAYSVGHWLREIKPILASERAIIVGGTGLYFTALTEGLAEIPATPDATREEANLRVKAEGFESLRDELDEETLRRIDVQNPMRVQRAWEVLRATGRHIWDWQDQTPPPLLNKDQYVTTLMMAEKDWLNARIEQRFDLMIKAGALDEARANLKTWDPKAPSAKTIGASELIRHVLGELSLDRARELTTILTRQYAKRQRTWFKSRMSHWEKCHLPIRTDR; encoded by the coding sequence ATGCGCGATGTCAGAGAATCTGACGCTTTGGACGCAAAAACGCAGCAAAGGCCTTTGGCAGTGATCGATCTCAGTAAAATCCCCTCGGACAAACACGTCTTGATTGCAGGGCCCACCGCCAGCGGCAAATCAGCTTTGGCGCTTGAGATTGCTGCCAAACAAGGGGGTGTCATCGTCAATGCGGACGCCTTACAGATTTATGACAATTGGCCGATCCTCTCTGCGCGACCCAATGCTGAGGACGAAGCCGCAGCCCCGCACCGCCTCTACGGGCATATTTCGGGCGATCAAGCCTATTCTGTCGGCCATTGGCTACGAGAGATAAAGCCAATCCTAGCCTCCGAACGCGCCATCATTGTTGGCGGCACTGGCCTTTATTTTACGGCCCTCACAGAAGGCCTTGCCGAGATCCCAGCAACGCCTGACGCCACCCGAGAAGAGGCAAACTTGCGTGTTAAGGCCGAAGGGTTTGAATCCCTGCGGGATGAATTGGACGAAGAAACGCTCCGCCGGATCGATGTGCAAAACCCAATGCGCGTTCAGCGTGCCTGGGAGGTTTTACGCGCAACCGGAAGGCATATCTGGGACTGGCAAGACCAAACCCCACCTCCATTATTGAATAAAGATCAATATGTTACGACCTTGATGATGGCCGAGAAAGACTGGCTGAATGCGCGCATCGAACAAAGGTTCGATTTGATGATCAAAGCGGGCGCGCTGGATGAGGCCCGCGCGAATCTAAAAACATGGGATCCCAAGGCCCCAAGCGCCAAGACTATTGGCGCTTCGGAACTAATCCGCCACGTTCTAGGGGAATTGTCTCTGGATCGTGCACGAGAATTGACGACAATCTTAACACGACAGTATGCCAAGCGGCAGCGTACATGGTTCAAAAGCCGCATGTCTCATTGGGAAAAATGCCACCTACCTATCCGTACGGATAGATAA
- the rseP gene encoding RIP metalloprotease RseP produces the protein MDLTTLLPSFGSSLWAIVFFIIALSIIVAIHEYGHYIVGRWSGIHAEVFSLGFGPVLYSTHDKRGTKWQIAAIPLGGYVRFKGDANAASGPNGELISSLSPEELRTTMHGAPLWARSATVAAGPIFNFILSILIFAGVIFSQGVVGDKLIVGDLRALPNAEYALKAGDEVLAIEGVPFPDGTDAEASESFLELLPRTPYLDYTVLRNGDQMTVTGPYFYPPLIVELAARGAAMDIGMASGDVITAIDGQEIYAFRDLKEAVEGGNGEPLKLDVWRDGQMLDFVLVPRRVDEPLAEGGFQTQWRIGIAGGVAFDPARETPGVGEAFSAAVNQTGRIIEGSISGLYHMITGAISSCNLSGPVGIAQTSGAMASQGADNFIWFIAVLSTAIGLLNLFPIPVLDGGHLMFHAYEAVSGRPPSDRVARVLMSIGLAIVLSLMVFGLTNDLFCP, from the coding sequence TTGGATCTGACAACACTTCTGCCGTCCTTTGGGTCGAGCCTCTGGGCGATTGTGTTTTTCATCATTGCTCTGTCGATCATCGTGGCGATCCATGAATATGGGCACTACATCGTCGGACGCTGGTCGGGCATCCATGCTGAGGTGTTTTCCTTGGGCTTTGGGCCTGTCCTTTATTCCACTCATGACAAACGCGGCACGAAGTGGCAGATCGCGGCGATCCCTTTGGGGGGCTATGTGCGTTTTAAAGGTGATGCCAATGCGGCCTCTGGCCCGAACGGAGAGCTGATTTCCTCGCTGTCGCCCGAAGAGCTGCGTACGACTATGCACGGTGCGCCGCTTTGGGCGCGTTCGGCGACCGTCGCTGCAGGGCCGATCTTTAACTTTATTCTGTCGATCCTGATCTTCGCGGGCGTGATCTTCAGCCAAGGCGTTGTGGGCGATAAACTGATCGTGGGCGATCTGCGCGCGCTGCCGAATGCCGAGTATGCGCTTAAAGCAGGCGATGAGGTGCTCGCGATTGAGGGTGTGCCCTTTCCTGATGGCACAGATGCAGAGGCCTCTGAGTCTTTCCTAGAGTTGCTGCCACGCACACCCTATCTGGATTACACTGTATTGCGGAACGGCGACCAGATGACTGTCACCGGACCATACTTCTATCCACCTTTGATCGTTGAACTGGCTGCGCGTGGCGCCGCGATGGACATCGGGATGGCCTCTGGTGACGTGATCACGGCGATTGACGGGCAAGAAATATATGCGTTCCGCGATCTGAAAGAAGCCGTCGAGGGCGGAAATGGCGAACCACTGAAACTGGATGTGTGGCGCGATGGTCAGATGCTCGATTTCGTGCTTGTTCCACGCCGTGTGGACGAGCCGCTTGCAGAGGGCGGGTTTCAGACCCAATGGCGCATCGGCATCGCCGGTGGAGTGGCGTTTGACCCAGCACGAGAAACGCCCGGTGTGGGCGAGGCGTTTTCCGCGGCGGTCAATCAGACAGGACGTATTATCGAAGGCTCGATCTCGGGTCTTTATCACATGATCACCGGCGCGATTTCGAGCTGTAACCTCTCGGGACCGGTCGGAATTGCACAGACCTCAGGTGCGATGGCGAGCCAAGGTGCAGACAACTTCATATGGTTTATTGCCGTTTTGTCCACCGCAATTGGCCTCTTGAACCTGTTCCCGATCCCGGTGCTGGATGGAGGCCACCTGATGTTCCACGCCTATGAGGCAGTCAGCGGCCGCCCTCCAAGTGACCGCGTGGCGCGTGTTCTGATGTCGATCGGTCTGGCGATCGTCCTCAGCCTCATGGTCTTTGGCCTGACGAACGATTTATTCTGCCCTTAA
- the pyrH gene encoding UMP kinase, producing the protein MSEAAPESETTYKRVMLKISGEALMGDQGFGLHPPTVQRIAQEVKAVHDLGVEICLVIGGGNIFRGLSGSAQGMERTTADYMGMLATVMNALGMQSALEEIGVFTRVISAIRMDEVAEPYIRRRAVRHLEKKRVCIFAAGTGNPYFTTDTAATLRANEMACEAILMGKNGVDGVYDKDPAEHDDAVRYDAISYDEVLSKRLKVMDASAIALARDNNLPLIVFGLDEPGGFKGIMAGQGTYTKVS; encoded by the coding sequence ATGAGCGAGGCAGCCCCTGAATCTGAGACCACCTATAAACGCGTGATGCTCAAAATATCTGGGGAAGCCCTAATGGGGGATCAAGGGTTCGGCCTGCATCCACCGACTGTTCAACGGATCGCCCAAGAGGTGAAGGCGGTTCACGATCTGGGCGTCGAGATTTGTCTGGTCATCGGCGGCGGCAATATCTTCCGTGGTCTTTCGGGATCCGCCCAGGGGATGGAACGCACCACGGCTGACTATATGGGCATGTTGGCCACGGTCATGAACGCGCTTGGTATGCAGTCCGCTTTGGAAGAAATCGGCGTCTTTACCCGCGTGATCTCGGCGATCCGCATGGACGAGGTCGCGGAACCCTACATCCGCCGCCGCGCTGTGCGTCACTTGGAAAAGAAACGCGTCTGTATCTTCGCAGCTGGCACCGGCAACCCATATTTCACCACAGATACAGCCGCGACCCTGCGCGCCAATGAGATGGCTTGCGAAGCGATCCTCATGGGCAAGAACGGCGTTGATGGCGTTTATGACAAAGACCCAGCAGAGCATGACGACGCCGTGCGCTATGATGCAATCAGCTATGACGAAGTGTTGTCCAAACGTCTGAAGGTCATGGATGCCTCGGCGATTGCTTTGGCGCGGGACAACAATTTGCCTCTGATTGTCTTTGGTCTGGATGAGCCCGGCGGGTTCAAGGGGATCATGGCCGGTCAAGGCACCTATACAAAGGTCAGCTAA
- a CDS encoding OmpH family outer membrane protein, which yields MAVLIGAATSVSAQSSSDLPRIVTSPILVIQSDRLYAESDFGKRVAQERDDAIAALEAENERVATELEEEERVLTEQRKTMPSADFRAAADAFDAKAQAAREAQINKQREIAQNAEDERQRFIKSLNPVLEQILAESNALIILERRTAFAVRDVLDVTDRALFQANRILGDGTEAPEQ from the coding sequence GTGGCGGTCTTGATCGGGGCCGCCACAAGTGTTTCGGCCCAAAGCTCGAGCGATCTGCCGCGTATTGTTACCAGTCCGATCCTGGTGATCCAGTCAGACCGGTTGTACGCAGAATCCGATTTCGGCAAACGGGTGGCGCAGGAACGGGATGATGCGATCGCGGCGCTTGAGGCGGAAAATGAGCGTGTTGCCACTGAGTTGGAAGAAGAAGAGCGTGTGCTGACAGAACAGCGCAAAACCATGCCGTCCGCTGATTTCAGGGCCGCGGCGGATGCCTTTGATGCCAAGGCTCAGGCGGCCCGAGAGGCTCAGATCAACAAACAGCGTGAGATTGCGCAAAATGCTGAAGACGAGCGCCAACGCTTCATAAAGTCGCTTAATCCGGTGTTGGAGCAAATCTTGGCTGAGTCCAACGCGTTGATCATTCTGGAACGTCGCACAGCCTTTGCTGTGCGCGATGTTCTGGACGTGACGGATCGTGCGTTGTTTCAAGCCAACCGCATTCTGGGCGACGGCACCGAAGCCCCAGAGCAATAG
- the dxr gene encoding 1-deoxy-D-xylulose-5-phosphate reductoisomerase, giving the protein MRRVSIFGATGSIGQNTLDLIRRDRAGYDVVALTGGANIPQLAHDAIDLGAEIAVTAYPNRLEDLRAALSGTGIEAAAGSEAIAEAAARPADWVMSAIVGAAGLEPGLIAMSTGATLALANKESLVTAGDLVHRTASKHDAKILPVDSEHSAVFQGLIGEDIASVERITITASGGAFRDWPLEEMAKATPEQAAKHPNWDMGQRITIDSASMFNKALEVIETKEFFGVAPRQIEVLVHPESLVHALVGFNDGALMAHVGPPDMRHAIGFALHYPDRKDLPVERLDLARIGQLTFKAPNPDRYPALRLAWDVMEIGGMAGCIFNAAKEKALDAFIDHQIGFLDMADVVEATLNKLAADSCLINAEMTLDTVKQTDHLARKTATEIIATRG; this is encoded by the coding sequence ATGCGACGCGTTTCTATCTTTGGGGCGACCGGCTCGATTGGGCAAAACACGCTGGATCTGATCCGTCGCGACCGCGCGGGCTATGATGTTGTGGCTCTGACGGGCGGTGCGAATATTCCGCAATTGGCGCATGACGCGATAGATCTGGGTGCCGAGATTGCGGTCACGGCCTATCCCAACCGCCTCGAAGATCTGCGCGCGGCACTCTCTGGCACAGGCATCGAGGCCGCCGCTGGCAGCGAGGCGATTGCCGAGGCCGCGGCCCGCCCTGCGGATTGGGTGATGTCGGCCATTGTTGGCGCCGCGGGTCTTGAGCCCGGATTGATCGCCATGTCCACCGGTGCAACGCTGGCTTTGGCCAATAAGGAAAGCCTCGTGACCGCAGGCGATCTTGTCCACCGCACTGCCTCTAAGCATGACGCGAAAATCCTGCCGGTGGATAGCGAACATTCCGCCGTTTTTCAGGGCCTCATTGGCGAAGACATCGCCTCTGTTGAGCGCATCACAATCACCGCGTCTGGCGGCGCTTTCCGCGATTGGCCGCTGGAAGAGATGGCCAAAGCCACCCCAGAACAGGCCGCCAAACATCCCAACTGGGACATGGGCCAACGCATCACGATAGACTCCGCCTCTATGTTCAATAAAGCCCTAGAGGTCATTGAAACAAAAGAATTCTTTGGCGTCGCGCCGCGTCAAATCGAAGTGTTGGTCCACCCGGAATCCCTCGTGCACGCGCTGGTTGGCTTCAATGACGGAGCCCTCATGGCCCACGTCGGCCCGCCCGATATGCGTCACGCCATTGGCTTTGCGCTGCACTACCCAGATCGCAAAGACCTACCTGTCGAACGCCTCGATCTGGCGCGTATCGGTCAACTCACGTTCAAAGCCCCCAATCCTGACCGCTATCCGGCCCTTAGGCTCGCCTGGGACGTTATGGAGATCGGTGGCATGGCAGGGTGCATTTTCAATGCCGCCAAGGAAAAGGCGCTGGATGCCTTCATCGACCACCAGATCGGTTTTCTGGATATGGCGGATGTGGTAGAGGCGACGCTGAATAAATTGGCCGCCGACAGCTGCCTTATTAATGCCGAAATGACCCTTGATACGGTCAAGCAAACGGACCATCTCGCACGTAAGACTGCGACCGAGATCATTGCGACGAGGGGATAG
- a CDS encoding isoprenyl transferase produces MAKDTPVQNTPDHVAIIMDGNGRWAQSRGRPRLFGHHAGARRVKEIVRTCKDLDIGYLTIYAFSTENWKRTQSEVAGLMTLFRQYIKREAKALKEEGVCVRFIGDRMRLDKKLQGLMNELEEVTKGNTVVNLTIAINYGGRDEVARATQQLAQDVADGKLDPKTVNEDTLSSYLDTHVLPDPDLVIRTSGEARISNFLLWQSAYSEYEFVDTLWPDFSKEEFTKVISKFGERNRRFGAVSA; encoded by the coding sequence ATGGCCAAAGACACTCCGGTTCAAAACACGCCCGATCACGTGGCCATCATTATGGATGGCAATGGTCGCTGGGCTCAGAGCCGGGGGCGTCCTCGGCTGTTTGGGCACCATGCCGGTGCGCGCCGAGTGAAAGAAATCGTGCGCACCTGTAAGGATCTCGATATCGGCTATCTGACCATCTATGCGTTTTCGACCGAGAACTGGAAACGCACCCAGTCCGAAGTGGCCGGGCTGATGACGCTCTTTCGTCAGTACATCAAACGCGAGGCCAAGGCCTTGAAAGAAGAGGGCGTTTGCGTGCGTTTTATTGGCGACCGCATGCGGCTGGATAAAAAGTTGCAGGGGCTGATGAACGAGCTCGAAGAGGTCACTAAGGGCAATACCGTCGTCAATCTGACCATCGCCATCAACTACGGTGGCCGCGACGAGGTGGCGCGCGCGACACAGCAACTGGCGCAGGATGTGGCGGACGGTAAGCTCGACCCCAAGACCGTGAACGAGGACACGCTGTCCTCCTATCTGGATACCCATGTGTTGCCCGATCCCGATCTGGTCATTCGCACCAGTGGCGAAGCGCGAATTTCGAATTTCCTTCTGTGGCAGTCTGCCTATTCGGAATATGAATTCGTCGACACGCTCTGGCCGGATTTCTCGAAAGAAGAATTCACCAAAGTGATTTCCAAATTCGGCGAGCGCAACCGTCGGTTCGGCGCGGTTTCCGCATGA
- the bamA gene encoding outer membrane protein assembly factor BamA has product MSSNFRGKAPSNAVELSKPRHLLFAISLLISMLFVLLPAVSNAQSFNLNAISVEGNNRIDDSAVIGYAGIAPGQVLSGGDLNEAYQNILASGLFESVEFTPRGNTLVISVVEYPTINIISFEGNRRLKDDALSQAISSQSRRVFNPSTAERDAVAIAEAYAAQGRIAARVTPRIIRRSDNRVDLVFEIFEGSLAEIERLGFVGNRQFSDRRLRRVLATKQAGILRQFFRSDTLVEDRIEFDKQVLRDFYQSRGYVDFRVTGVNAELASERDGYFITFNVEEGQQFTFGEITTVSNIDDADAEEYQDTLRIRPGVVYSPSLVESSIARLERLANRQGLDFVRIEPRISRNDRDLSLDVEFVVDRGPRIFIERIDIEGNTTTLDRVVRQQFNVVEGDPFNPREIRESAERIRALGFFANSEVNAREGSRPDQVIVDVDVEEQNTGSLSFGGTYSTDSGFGLVAGFKERNFLGRGQELAVDISTSPDVNNYQLSFTEPRFLGRNVAVGFALAYQDVSIADARYTNTVGSFKPFVGFQLGERSTMQLRYSYENVEMTVPTASLIAGSVIDSEAAVGTQLGSGIGYTYQYDSRVGGLNPDAGVLFELSQDFYGLGGDIEYLKTTAKTIAQRKILQGEVTLRATLEGGAIIAPNNDTRVHNRFALSSSQIRGFEPLGIGPRDQVGAADDGLGGKYYAVARFDAEFPIGLPEEYGISGGLFYDIGSLWDTDGSLTNVVGNDFSLRQTVGVSLFWDTPIGPLRFNFSKALQKEAFDKEQTFNLTLRTEF; this is encoded by the coding sequence ATGAGCAGTAATTTCAGAGGGAAAGCGCCCTCTAATGCGGTAGAGTTGTCCAAGCCGCGTCACCTGTTGTTCGCGATTTCTCTATTAATTTCAATGCTTTTTGTGCTGCTGCCAGCTGTGTCAAACGCGCAAAGCTTTAATTTGAATGCCATTTCCGTCGAAGGAAACAACCGCATCGATGACAGCGCCGTCATCGGTTACGCGGGAATCGCTCCGGGTCAGGTGCTGTCTGGGGGCGATCTGAACGAAGCCTATCAGAACATCCTTGCGTCTGGCTTGTTTGAGAGCGTTGAGTTCACGCCGCGCGGTAATACGCTGGTGATATCCGTAGTCGAATACCCAACCATCAATATCATCAGTTTTGAGGGTAATCGCCGTCTTAAGGATGATGCGCTGTCCCAGGCCATCTCGTCCCAGTCTCGTCGTGTTTTCAACCCTTCCACCGCTGAGCGCGATGCCGTTGCAATCGCCGAGGCCTATGCTGCTCAGGGTCGGATTGCGGCCCGCGTGACACCACGTATCATTCGCCGGTCTGACAACCGCGTCGATCTGGTGTTTGAAATATTCGAAGGCTCGCTGGCGGAAATCGAACGTCTGGGCTTTGTCGGCAACCGTCAATTCAGCGACCGCCGCCTGCGTCGTGTTCTGGCGACAAAACAGGCTGGTATCCTGCGTCAGTTCTTCCGCAGCGACACTCTGGTTGAGGACCGGATCGAGTTTGACAAGCAGGTTCTGCGCGATTTCTATCAGTCCCGTGGCTATGTGGATTTCCGTGTCACCGGCGTGAACGCCGAGCTGGCCAGCGAGCGTGACGGCTATTTCATTACATTCAACGTCGAAGAGGGGCAGCAGTTCACCTTTGGCGAGATCACCACAGTATCCAACATCGACGATGCAGATGCCGAAGAATACCAAGACACGCTACGGATCCGTCCAGGCGTTGTGTACTCTCCGTCCTTGGTGGAAAGCTCGATTGCGCGACTGGAACGTCTGGCCAACCGTCAGGGTCTGGATTTCGTGCGGATCGAGCCGCGTATTTCTCGTAATGATCGTGACCTCAGCCTTGATGTTGAGTTCGTCGTCGACCGTGGTCCTCGCATCTTTATCGAGCGCATCGATATTGAGGGCAATACCACGACCTTGGACCGGGTTGTCCGTCAACAGTTCAATGTGGTCGAAGGCGATCCGTTTAACCCGCGCGAGATCCGTGAATCTGCGGAACGTATTCGGGCACTGGGCTTCTTTGCCAATTCCGAAGTGAATGCGCGAGAAGGCTCGCGTCCGGATCAGGTGATCGTGGATGTGGATGTCGAGGAACAGAACACGGGCTCTCTGAGCTTCGGTGGTACCTATTCCACCGACAGCGGTTTTGGTCTGGTGGCTGGCTTCAAGGAACGCAACTTCCTTGGGCGTGGTCAGGAACTTGCGGTTGATATCTCAACCTCACCGGATGTGAACAACTATCAGCTCTCGTTCACCGAACCTCGGTTCCTGGGGCGCAATGTGGCAGTTGGTTTTGCTTTGGCCTATCAGGATGTATCGATTGCGGATGCGCGTTACACCAACACGGTCGGCTCGTTTAAGCCTTTCGTCGGCTTCCAGTTGGGCGAACGCAGCACGATGCAGTTGCGATATAGCTACGAAAACGTGGAAATGACGGTGCCAACAGCCTCCTTGATCGCGGGCTCTGTGATTGATTCAGAAGCAGCTGTAGGCACGCAACTAGGCAGCGGTATTGGTTATACGTACCAATATGACTCGCGCGTTGGCGGCTTGAATCCAGATGCGGGTGTGTTGTTTGAATTGTCTCAAGATTTCTATGGTCTGGGCGGGGATATCGAATATCTAAAGACCACCGCCAAAACCATTGCACAGCGTAAGATCCTGCAGGGTGAAGTTACTCTGAGAGCGACTCTCGAAGGTGGTGCAATTATTGCACCAAACAATGACACTCGGGTTCACAACCGGTTTGCGCTGAGCTCTTCGCAGATTCGTGGCTTTGAACCCTTGGGCATCGGGCCTCGGGATCAGGTCGGTGCGGCAGATGACGGTCTTGGCGGCAAATACTATGCCGTCGCGCGGTTTGACGCTGAGTTCCCAATTGGTTTGCCAGAGGAATATGGTATCTCGGGCGGCTTGTTCTATGACATCGGCTCTCTGTGGGATACCGATGGCAGCCTGACCAATGTGGTCGGCAATGACTTCTCGTTGCGCCAGACGGTGGGTGTGTCGCTCTTCTGGGATACCCCGATTGGTCCGTTGCGGTTCAACTTCTCTAAAGCGCTGCAAAAAGAGGCCTTTGACAAGGAGCAGACCTTTAACCTGACCCTACGGACAGAGTTCTAA
- a CDS encoding phosphatidate cytidylyltransferase: MSSGNWGDLRTRVLSAIVMLGIGAGAIATGGLAYVALITLAVAGMNWELSRMIVPGKAWLAVVVGVASASVLIASVFAAPRPLIEAAILPGLVGALFAAKDRVIFGVYASLVVISGLGLLMLYDAQGIFLVVWLICVVVATDVAGYFAGKAIGGKKFWPSISPKKTWAGILAGWAAAAVVGGLMGGEELAAISVFMSFASQLGDIAESAIKRRSGVKDSSNLIPGHGGLLDRFDGLIAANLVVLIALLTLGL; this comes from the coding sequence ATGAGTTCTGGCAACTGGGGAGACCTGCGTACGCGCGTACTGTCCGCGATCGTGATGCTTGGAATTGGGGCAGGGGCGATCGCGACCGGGGGCCTTGCCTATGTTGCTTTGATCACGCTGGCGGTTGCTGGGATGAACTGGGAACTGTCGCGGATGATCGTGCCGGGCAAGGCATGGCTGGCGGTTGTCGTGGGCGTTGCCTCGGCGTCTGTTTTGATTGCGAGCGTTTTCGCGGCGCCTCGGCCGTTGATTGAAGCTGCTATACTGCCGGGTCTCGTCGGTGCGCTTTTTGCGGCCAAGGATCGGGTGATCTTTGGCGTCTACGCGAGCCTTGTGGTGATTTCAGGCCTCGGGTTGCTCATGCTTTATGACGCGCAGGGTATTTTCCTTGTGGTCTGGCTGATTTGCGTGGTCGTGGCCACCGATGTGGCAGGGTATTTCGCGGGCAAAGCCATTGGTGGCAAGAAATTCTGGCCCAGCATCAGCCCTAAAAAGACATGGGCTGGCATCCTTGCGGGCTGGGCGGCGGCTGCAGTCGTCGGCGGTCTTATGGGCGGAGAAGAGCTCGCAGCGATCAGCGTCTTCATGTCCTTTGCCAGCCAGCTTGGCGACATTGCCGAAAGCGCTATCAAGCGTCGGTCTGGTGTCAAAGACAGCTCGAACCTGATCCCCGGTCATGGCGGGCTTTTGGACCGGTTCGACGGGCTGATTGCCGCCAATCTTGTGGTGTTGATCGCACTTCTTACGCTTGGCTTGTAA
- the frr gene encoding ribosome recycling factor: protein MSDDFELDTDDLTRRMDGAMTNLKTEFASLRTGRASASMLEPVQVDAYGSMTPINQVGTVNVPEPRMVTINVWDKALVGKVEKAIRESGLGINPQLNGTIIMLPIPELNEERRRELGKVAGQYAENARVSIRNVRRDGMDQIKKAKGDGMSEDDQKLWEGEVQEMTDAYIKKVDEALATKQEEIMQV from the coding sequence ATGTCCGACGATTTTGAACTCGACACCGACGACCTGACGCGCCGCATGGATGGCGCGATGACCAATCTGAAAACCGAATTTGCATCTTTGCGCACGGGCCGTGCCTCGGCCTCGATGCTTGAGCCTGTGCAAGTGGATGCCTATGGGTCCATGACGCCGATCAACCAGGTGGGTACCGTCAACGTGCCAGAGCCTCGGATGGTGACGATCAACGTCTGGGACAAGGCGCTTGTCGGCAAAGTGGAAAAGGCGATCCGGGAATCCGGACTTGGGATCAACCCCCAGCTTAATGGTACAATCATCATGCTGCCGATCCCTGAGCTCAACGAAGAACGTCGTCGCGAGCTGGGCAAAGTGGCCGGTCAATATGCCGAGAACGCGCGGGTCTCGATCCGTAATGTGCGCCGCGACGGAATGGATCAGATTAAGAAGGCCAAAGGGGACGGGATGTCTGAGGACGACCAGAAGCTTTGGGAAGGCGAAGTGCAGGAAATGACCGATGCTTACATCAAGAAGGTCGACGAAGCGCTGGCCACCAAACAAGAAGAGATCATGCAGGTCTAA